CATCCAGACCGCGGGGCGCGCCGCGCGGAACGTCAACGGCCTCATCGTCATGTATGCCGGCACGGTCACGGGTTCGGGCTCGGGCATCGCTTCCGGTTGCGACGCCTCAACAGGGACCGGTTCCTCGACCACAGGGGCCGGTTCGGCGGCAGGCTGCTCGCCCTCCTCGTCGCCGCGGATCGTGGCGATCGCCTCGGGCCGGGGCCGCCGGCGGCGGCGTGGGCGCCGACGCGCACCCTTGTCCTCGTCGCGGGTCGTCATGCCCATCTCGGTCGAGTAGGTGGTCGTGGGCTCGTCGGCCGGCCTGTCCCGCTCCTCCGGCGGCAGCTCCTTGCGCGCCCGCTCGATCGCGTCCGCGATGGACCGGGTGATCACCGCCACGGAGCGAATCGCGTCGTCGTTGCCCGGGATCGGGAAATCGATGCGATCCGGATCCGCGTTGGTGTCCGCGATCGCGATGACCGGGATCCCCAACTTGTTCGCCTCGCGCACCGCGATCTCCTCGCGGCGGCAGTCGATCACGAACAGCGCGCCCGGCAACCGTCCCATCTCCGCCACGCCGCTGAGGTACTTCTCCAGCTTGAGGCGTTCGCGATCGAGCAGCAGGCGCTCCTTCTTCGTGTAGAACTCGTAGGAGCCTTCCTCCATCCCGCGCTGCAGTTCCTTCATGCGCCGGATCTGCTTCTTGATCGTCTGGTAGTTGGTCAGCATCCCGCCGAGCCAGCGCTCCGTGACGTAGTGCGCCCCGCACCGCTCTGCGTCCTGCTCCACGATGGCGCGTAGCTGGCGCTTCGTGCAGACGAACATCACGCGCCGACCCTGCAGCGTCACCTCGCGGGTGGCGCTCTGAGCACGCTCCAGGTAGGAAGCGGTCTTCTTGAGGTCGATGATGTGGATGCCGTTGCGCTCCGCGAAGATGAATTTGCGCATCTTCGGGTTCCAACGGCTGGTCTGGTGGCCGAAGTGGACACCGGCCTCCAGCAGCTCTCGGATCTGCGTCTCAACCATAGTCGGAATTGTCGTCGGGTTTCTCTTCCGCCGCCTTCATCCGCGCGCCGCCCGATCGGGACCCCGGCGCCGCGTCCAGCGACGTGCGTATTTTTTCCTACCGTGCCGCTCCCGACCGCGTCCAGCAGCGGCCGGATCGAACGCTAGTGTATCGTTGCCGGCACGCTAGCGCTTCGAGAACTGGAAACGCTTGCGGGCCTTCGGCCGCCCCGGCTTCTTGCGCTCCACCTCGCGGGCGTCACGCGTGAGCAATCCGTGCTGGCGCAGGGTGGGCCGCAGATCCTCGTCGCTGTCGACGAGGGCGCGCGCTATGCCCAGGCGCACCGCCCCGGCCTGACCGGTGAGGCCGCCGCCCCGGACGTTGACCAGCACGTCCCACTGTCCTGCCGACTCGGTCACTTCCAGCGGCTCCGCGGCGTACATGCGCGTCGACTCTCGCGGGAAGTAGGTCTCCGCGTCGCGCCCGTTGATCCTCCATGCGCCCGAGCCAGGCCGCAGGTAGACCCTCGCGACGCTCGACTTGCGGCGCCCGACGCCGTGGTGCTGGTTGATTTCGCTCGCCATGTCAGATCTCCAGCGATTCGGGCTGCTGCGCCGTGTGCGGGTGCTCCGGGCCACTGTAGACCTTGAGCTTCTTCCGCATGAGGCGACCGAGGTTGTTCTTCGGCAGCATGCCCTTCACCGCCAGGGTGATGACCCTCTCGGGGTGCTCAGCGATCATCCGCTTGAACGGGATGTGCTTGTCGCCCCCCATGTATCCGGAGTGCCTGAAATACGTCTTCTGCTCGGCCTTGTTACCCGTCAGCCGAACCTTTTCGGCGTTCACGACCACGACGTAATCGCCCGTGTCCAGGTGCGGCGTGTACATCGGCTTGTGCTTGCCGCGCAGGACGCGTGCTATCTCCGTGGCCAGGCGGCCGAGGACGCGGCCTTCCGCGTCCACGACGAACCAGCGTCGCTCAATATGGTCGCGCTTGGGTGTATAGGTCTTCATACGTAACGAAATCGTGGATCCAGAGCAGTTCTAGCAAAGCAGAGAAGAATATCCGGGGCTTCGGGGGGTGTCAACCTCAGCTCAGGAAGGTTTCCAGGAAGCGGGCGCGCGAGGCGTGACGAAGCCTGAGTAGCGCCTTTTCCTTGATCTGACGCACGCGCTCGCGCGTGATCCCCAGCAGGGATCCTATTTCCTCCAGCGTCATCGGGTCCTGACCGTCCAGGCCGAAGTACAGTCGCAGCACCTTGGCCTCGCGCTCCTTGAGGGTGCCGAGCGCCTCTTCGATGGTGTTGTTCAGGGCGCGATCGAAGGTCTGATCCTCGGGCCCCGGCGACACCTGGTCCGGCAGGTAGTCCAGCAGGCGGTTGTCTTCGCCCGGCGTCATGGGCGCATCGAGCGACAGATGCGCGCGCGAGATCGCCATGGTCCGCTCGACCTCGTCGCTCGAGATGTCCAGCTCCTGGGCCACCTCCTCGGGGGTGGGCTCGCGGCCCAGTTCCTGGAGAAGGGTCGACGACATGCGGCCGATG
This portion of the Gemmatimonadota bacterium genome encodes:
- the rpsI gene encoding 30S ribosomal protein S9, which encodes MASEINQHHGVGRRKSSVARVYLRPGSGAWRINGRDAETYFPRESTRMYAAEPLEVTESAGQWDVLVNVRGGGLTGQAGAVRLGIARALVDSDEDLRPTLRQHGLLTRDAREVERKKPGRPKARKRFQFSKR
- the rplM gene encoding 50S ribosomal protein L13, translated to MKTYTPKRDHIERRWFVVDAEGRVLGRLATEIARVLRGKHKPMYTPHLDTGDYVVVVNAEKVRLTGNKAEQKTYFRHSGYMGGDKHIPFKRMIAEHPERVITLAVKGMLPKNNLGRLMRKKLKVYSGPEHPHTAQQPESLEI
- the rpsB gene encoding 30S ribosomal protein S2 yields the protein MVETQIRELLEAGVHFGHQTSRWNPKMRKFIFAERNGIHIIDLKKTASYLERAQSATREVTLQGRRVMFVCTKRQLRAIVEQDAERCGAHYVTERWLGGMLTNYQTIKKQIRRMKELQRGMEEGSYEFYTKKERLLLDRERLKLEKYLSGVAEMGRLPGALFVIDCRREEIAVREANKLGIPVIAIADTNADPDRIDFPIPGNDDAIRSVAVITRSIADAIERARKELPPEERDRPADEPTTTYSTEMGMTTRDEDKGARRRPRRRRRPRPEAIATIRGDEEGEQPAAEPAPVVEEPVPVEASQPEAMPEPEPVTVPAYMTMRPLTFRAARPAVWM